Part of the Triticum urartu cultivar G1812 chromosome 2, Tu2.1, whole genome shotgun sequence genome, TTCTTTATCATGAAGAGAAAGCCTAGCATAAAAGTTATGAACAATAATATCTCTCaaaagctcatgattggggcaatTAAGCATTAAGtccttaagcctcccccaagcttgagcgatactttctccttcacgtggcaaaaaattatagataaaaTTTCGATCACGATGAACCAAGTGCATATGATAtttttttgatgaaattccagcttcctTCGGTTCTAGTCCAATTAATCAGAATAATccaatagcctataccatgccaatgcttttccctccaaagataaagggaataatTTCTTTTTAATTTCATCCCTCGACAGATATGCAatcttaaataatccacaaagtTCATCCCCTCCAGCGGTCCCTCTGCATTGGATGGTCGCTCTCCGCCTCCATCATCGCCCAGTAGAGGTACTCATCGGAAGAGCGCGGTTCGGGAGCATGCTGGCCTTCTCCTTGCGCCGTGAGACAACCGACGATGCCGACCGCCTCCTTGTAGATCATCGCCAGGTTAGGGAACCACACACATATCTCGCGTAGCCGGGCGAGCTTCTCCGCATTGCCGGCGACCACCTGAACAAGGATTTGCGCCAACGGATTGAGGATTGGAGATTGGATGGGGATGGCCGGAAGATCGATTGACTAGGGTGAGAAGGGTTAGGGATTTGGGCAAGCTCGGGTCATGGATTTCGGAGAGATGATGAAGAGACGGATCGAGAGGAGTGGTGGTGTGGAGGCGGCTGGCTCAGAGTGGTGGAGTGGAGGCGACTGGCTTACCGAATAAGGTTGCATGATTTGACTACTTCGCGCGGGAGGCCGACAATTGTGCCCGAAGACGACGAGGCAGAGAACGTGTATCGGGGGAGCGCGGGTTGTTTTCGAAAAACGCGAGTTTTTTTCCACAAAAGCGTGGTGCCACGCGACGGCACCAGGGCGCTCTACCGTCGAGGGGACCATAGAGATAACGTCAATGTAATGTATTCTCGTGTATAGGGGCCGTATTGAAGCGTTTCTCGAGTTGCGGTaccattttttatttttttgtgcCAGAGAATTAGAGGACCAAACATGTACTACTTTATGATCTAAatactcttatatttctttacggatttagtgatctaaacgcttttatatttcTTGAATTCACTAATTGAGGAGTACTCCTCGCAGAGATCACTTCCACCTTCCCAGATTATGACAAGTGGCACGCTGCATGCgggccacttgtcgcaacctgggagttttccttttttcatagatccatttattcaaaacgttttatctcttaaaccgtgcgtccaaatctcgaaccattatcattgttggatttctcgcgccgagttcttcaaaactagatcccatgttgatagatTTTAACGAACTTATTTTTCATGAAAAAACCAGACAAAAAACCAGACAAGAAAACTGAACCGGGAGCACGATTCTTTCCCTTTGTGAAAGAGGCATGACcatgcctctcgcgaaatcacaaccgtgtctctcgtgaaagcaaaaccatgcctctcttgaaagaaaaaaaacaaaaaacacatttttttccatttccgagaggcatggccgtgcctcccgcgaaaggaaaaaaaaaacagaaaacgtgttTTTTCCCGTTTCCGATaggcacggtcgtgcctctcgtgaaagcaaaaccgtgcctctcgcaaaagcaaaaccgtgcctctggtgaaaaaaaactaaaaatatatattttttcattttccgagaggcacggtcgtgccTCCGACGAAAGCAAAACCGTGCTGTGGCAGAAGGAAAAAAAGTtaaaaaacacgttttttttccATTTCCAAGATGCATGGTTGTGCCTCTCTCAAAAGCAAAACCGCGCCTCTCGCTGAAGCAAAAAAAGCGTGTTTTTTCGCGTAAATTTTTCGGGACAAAAGCTAAGACCGGCGAAAACCAAAAcgtcaaaaaaaacaaaaaaatcatTTAAAAAGCCAAAAACGCGTGTAGAAAATATTTTTTTCGAAGGGAGCATTCAGAGTGCGACACGTGACGGGCGGCTGAGAGCGCGCTAAGTGACGCTGATCGTTGTGAGGCTTTCGAAGAAGCGGTCGTCAACTAGTTGCTCTCTTTCTAtactagtcaatgtgtacgtgcaatgcacgttagtCTGGAAGTACATTAAACGCATGCGGATATTAAATAAGATATTATTTacgtgttattatgtgattaatACTATATTTGGCATAAAATTAACTACATACTAAATATGTTGAACACTCAATATTGAAggagtctaggtcgttggattgacatgattTAATGATCAAAATTAATTGAATCTGCCTATTTGGCTCTTTTTATATTAGTGTAGAAGTATAGATATAGATTTATCTACGAAGGGAGTAATTTTCTCCCTTTCATCAAAGCCCAAAAAGCCCAAGATCAGTCAACACTCGTTCCCGTCCAGTCCACCGTATCGTCCGTTTCGTCGTTCCTTGATTCCCTCCCGCATATTAGCCGACTCCTTATTTTTTGCAAAATCGAAATTCGAACCCCAACTTCCGCAAATCCATCGCCATGGCGTCGCCTCTCGAGTACGGTAAGcacccccaaaccctagccccaaCACCCCCCAAGTGCGGCCTCTTACCGAACTCCGCTCGCCCGTGTAGCTCTCGCCGTGCTGCAGGCGCGGCTCCTCCAGGCGGCGGAAGACGGCGACCTCCCCCTCTTCAAGAGTACGTACGCGCGCTGCGGTCTACGATACTATCTCCTCCTGCCTGCTCTGTTAAACTCGCTCGGACGCTCATTTGGGGTTTTCGCTCCGTCTCGCAGGGACGGCGAGGGCGCTGGACGGCGGGAAAGGCCGCCTGAGGGAGGCGGTGGAGGGCGCGACCGCGAGTAACTGCGGCGCTCGGGCTTTGCACGTCGCCGCCGTTCACGGGAGGATGCCCGTGTGCGCCTACCTGGTCGAGGACCTCCAGGTGAATGTCGATGCCACCGACGAGTCAGGTTGTTCCTTGTGTTCCATCTCGTGCTAAGCGAAACACTCCGTTGTCAGAAATGAATGTCTAGTCACGTTGGGAAATCTGGGTGACTGAGCAGCACTCCAGCCGCGCATCAGATTTCCCCAAGTTTGTACGCTGCCTGTACCCTGTAGGTATATATAGAGTATACTTGTTGGTTTCAGTTTTTCTGGCGATTTGATTTGGCTTATCTCATGGTATGTTTTTCACTAGGCAAGAGTACAAGTTCTGCAGGGAAATTGTAATTAACTGGATTGTAATACTGAATTTGCTAGCGTTGTGTTTCAGTGGCAAATTTGGTTAACTGGTAGTTGCTTTAGCGTCGGTGTATCTTACTGTAAACTGTAATAAATCGACCAATTATTTCATGTTTCTGAATTCTGATCAAGGTAAGTGTTACCTGCATGCTTAGGTTGCTTGCTCGATCGAATTTAAATTAAATCTGATCTGCATGATGCATGATTATGGAGAACCATTTTCCCATGATATCATTGTCTCTGCTGCCATGACCTTTTTTGAAAAGActggtgccatgatttcatacaCTAGAACGGATAAATAAGTTGTTTCCTAGATTTTAGCTTATTGGATTAGACATGAAGACTGCATGCGTAATCTCAGCCTATAACACACAATCAGgaagggagggggggggggggcggtacTCCTGATTTGGAAGCATAGCATAAATTACAATTTGATACAACTGAACAATTTTTAGTAGACTTGCGTAGCAGACTGACATGCCAATTTGTCAAAGCTGAATCATACGAGGATGATTGGTTATGTGCACATTGACATCTCTATCCTAGTTTTGTGTTAATATTTTTATTGCATTGTTTTGGTACTTATCCTGCTGAAATCAGCACTATGCACTTCATTTAGAGAGCCACATCAAAATGAAGTATGTTTATGCCATGCGTCGTTAGTCAAGGTACTTTTCATGTATTATAGCAAAGCAAAGATGCTTTGCTGCAAAAATCTCTGTTTTGACAAGCCTTTTCTTTTGATGATTTTGATAGGCGAGACAGCTCTGAGTTATGCAGCTGTTAATGGAATTGTGAATGTTGTGCGCTATCTTCTTGATCACGGTGCCAATCCAGATAAGTCTGGTCCGGGAAACCGTACTCCTCTCCACATGGCAGTTGGACAAGGTCTCTATCTATTTTCTATTTCAGTTGGGACTATTTATAAATTGTTTCCTTATCTGTTTTCGCTGAATGTAAATAATTGTGGGATAACCATTATATGTTGGAAGACAGGGAACTACCCATGCAGTAGCAAGGTTGTGCATAGTTATTATTCAAGGCTGACATGGTTATTCACTTATGCTTCTTGTTGTAGAGATTTCTCCACGATGAATGGGTTGGGTGGGTGAGTGATTTTGgtgttttttttttctgtttgTGCAAGTAAATGATGTGTTTCAGTATAAACCGAGTAGATAACATCTGAAAGTCTGGACCTAAGCAGTGGCCATTCAAACTTTAAGAGTTACCAACTGACCATCCTGTAGTTCTAAGACTTACCAATACAAATTGATAATTGAGTATTTTGATTTTAAATTTGAGAACAATAATTCTCGTCTGAAAATGGTCAAACCTTTGTATTCAACCGATATCAGCTCAATTAAATTTTGTGTTTAAATTTACGATTGAGGCAGGAGGAAACTATTTCCTAGCAATATCAGCCAGGAAAATTTGTTATTCGTCAGAATATTTTGCAACCGGTTTCTAAATCTTTGCTAGGTAGTATCAGAATTCCTGTTTATTTGAGTTGAATTTGATCAGAACTTGAGATGTATAGACAACAATTCCATTCCTACTTAAGGCTGGAAATGATCTACTAATTTATATACCTATCGGGGAAAGAAAATAAATCTGTAAGTTCGATTGCAGCTACTATCTGAACCAACTCTGAACATGACACATCTATGATGAATTGCTGTCATATACTTCCTTTGACCATCTGGATTTGCTAGTCCTCATTAGTGTTGCAGTTATCACCAGAGTCATCAGAATTTTCCAGGTTTGCTGTTATTATATCTTTCTTGCCATTTGAGATGGTGCACATCACATTCAGACATGCAAGAAGTTCTTTTGTTCCTTTCACATGCTGGTGTGATAAGATACAGGGAGGTTTATATTTTAACTGGCAGGAGCATTGCCTATTCACAAAGGGGAAATAGAACCAACATTTACATTATGGATATGCTATATTATCATACTTGTCTATAACAGTGCCTATTGCAAGGTCTGACTTTTAATTAAGAAAACTGTGAAAGAGTAATAATACTGACCTATTGCATGATCTGTATTTCTAATTCAGGGAATTGTGAAATAGTAAAGGTTTTGCTGTCAAAAGGAGCTGATGTCAATTGTTATTCTGACTCGGGGACGCCACTGCATATTGCTGCTGTATTTGGGTTAGATGGTGCTATGAAGATTTTGTTGGATCACCATGCAGATGCAAGTCTCACTATTTTACCTTGTTTGCTCCTTGTACTTAACGCACCAAGTACTGCACAATCCACTCCATGAATATGCTGCTATATAGCATATTTATGTTGAAGTTCAATTGCTGTAACTTCGCTTCTGGGGTTGGAACTGAGTAGACTTGTACAATTTAGGGTATCAATGGATTAGATATATCTGACCGGCACAGTGCCAAATCTAAATCAAGTTGTCCTGGCTGTGATATTTGCTATCTGGAAAGAGAAGATCGTAAGACACACACTTTAGTTTTTTTTTTCTTGATACTCCGTGGCTCATTGGAGGGAAGTGCTTGAAATAAATGGAGTAGATTAGGAACAAATTTGGTTCGTATTAGGTAAGTCAATGGATCTTATTCCTAAACTCGTTGCGTGCTTATGGTTTGACTGATTAATGTCATGTGTTCACTAACAGTGTGCATAGGTTTATATGTTTGTATGTAATATATGACTCCAAATTTGTAACCGTGTTTTAGCAATATGGTTCTTTATGTGGTTCTGTTACTACCACTTCTTTGCTTGCCTCATGTCTGCAAACTTTCATCATGTAAGGGTGCTAATTTCCTTATGCCCACCTATTTGTAACCGTGTTCTGCCAATTTGGTTCCACCTGTTCATATTCTGTGTGCATACCACTTTTTTTGTTCTCCACATGTGCCAACTTTCAACAAGCTGAAGTGCTAATTTTCTTCACCTTCACTGTCAGTGTAACAAATCAGTTTGCATCGCCGATACACCTCTCATTGTTGCTCTCCGAGCTCACCGGCAGAAATGTGTGAAGCTTCTGATTAAGGTGGTGTACATTGTTTGTGCAACCAACTGAAGTTATGCCAGTCTTATTTAGAGGCATCTGCAATATTTTCTGTGTAGGCCGGTGCTGATTTGAAGGGTCTTGGCAGTGCTGATCCTGTAATAGTTGCTATAGATGAGGGTTTAACTGATTGTCTCAAGTGCTTACTAAATGCTGGCGCTGATCCCAATGTCCTTGATGATGTAAGTTTTGACCTTTTCATTCAGTTACCAGTGCATGTTCTTCACAATGGAAATTGAATTGACGACTAATTCTTGTTGACATTCAGATATCTAGAAGATGTTCTTGCTCACAATGCGGAAGTATTTTGTTATGATCTGCAGGGCTATTAGGACCTTAGGAACCTTGTCCTAGGAGAAGGATGCACACTCGACCTTTGTAGTAGTAATTCCCTTGTAACTAGGCATATACCATTCAAACTGGGGCTATTACAAGATTAGGACTCAGACTGTAATGCATTGCTGTGTCTTCATTCTGACATGCCTTCCGGGAAAAGTCCTGACAGCCACATGCCCAGGGTAGTGGTATACACTTCCCTCCCTTACATACAGCTGTCTGAGATCTGGAACATCTGCAAGGTCAGGTGTGCTCGACCCTTGTTGGCCTTAGATGATGGACTAGAGACCTTCTAGCATGACATAGTTGAGGTGGCCGCCATAGCATCGCTTTGTTGCATTTGGTGATGAATCAAGCACTTAGATGATGTATCAGTTATGTCTGCTAGACCCACCTTGACACTGCAAGTGCTTGTGAGGACAACCAAAACCTCAAGGTTAATGGGTGGCATTTAACATGCATTAGAATAGGTCGATACTCTACTAGATGTTCCCTGCACGCACAAAGGCGGGTTCTTTAATGTTTACGGTCTTCGATGCAAGATTTAACTATGGTTTCCAGTCATGTTATGACAGGGTTTTGCGCAATAAATCCGATGACATTATTTTCATAACTTTATCTACTATTTATTTTCATAAACTAGTGGCCAAAGGCTCAAAGGTTCAGTGCACAGATCCCATGCAGACCTATCCTTGTGGATGGAAGTATTCCTTCTGTTCATAAATGCAAGATGTTTTGGCAGTTCAATTTAAACTGCCAAAATGTCTTACATTTGTGAACAGAGGGCGTAGTAATTTAAAGGCAGTATATAAGTGAAATTTTCATTATTGCCATGTTCAGCTCTAGCCAGATGTTGTATGCCACCTATGGCTGCTATGTTAAGTTGTTACTGTGATACTGTCATGACACTGGTGGGCCCTTTCAAGTAAAATATGTCTCTGTTTATTCATAACAGTTTGGACGCCTGCCAATTGAAGTTGCTGCATCTTACAATAGCCGGGAAGACGTTGAGATCCTATTTCCAGTAACTTCTCGCATTCCATCGGTGCGTGATTGGAGCATTGATGGGATAATGGCTTACGTAAAATCAAAAGAGAAGGTACAAACTAGAACACCATTGTCATATCTAAGATTTTATTATTATTTGGTCTTAACAGTTCTTGCAGTATTCTGTAGATTCTTCAATAATCAATGTGTACCCTCACTTGAAAGAAAGTATTTGTTGCACTAGAGCATTTCCTATTCAATTCATTCTTCAATTATTACCCCTGAGTTCAAGAGCTGAAAGCATGTAGACAAAAGTAGCACATATTTCCATTCACCTTTCTTGAAGGCAGCATTGCAATTGGTTTGCTATGAACTATGAATTAGTAAATCCATAAATTCATCGAGATTTAAGGGTCTAGTAGCAGGAACAGGAATACTATCAATTTGACTTATGCTTTCTCTAAATATATCACACTTAGTTCCATTACATTCTGTAGTTGCAATTATGAGCTACTTGTCTCttctgggggggggggggggggcaaatcAAGCACATAATTGATCTCAAATAGATACTTGTGAAAGCTATGAGAAATGAATGTGTAGTCATATGTTTACCTCGGATAGTTCCACATTGGATGGTGGATGCGGCAGTTTAGTGGTCATGGAGAAGGTGTAATTTCAATGCGTGAGGTGGCTTATTTAAAATTTAACAAACTATGTCACGTCTAGCTACCTAGTGTGTTCATCCCTTTTTCAATAATTCGAGTGGGAAGTTGGAAGTTTGCACAATAGCACTGAAATTGTGAAATATGACTGAATGTGTTCCCATTCCACGTTTATGTGGTAATTCCTAAATGGTCAAGATTTTCGGATATGGCTTCTCGGCAGAAGTATCAGCATTGGGTAACACAGGTTCTTTCACTGTTTTGGAAGCAGTTGTGAATGCGTTATGTGCATGTTCGGAGTTTGGGTGGGGGTGGGCCGGTGGGGGATATGTAAAAATAAACAAGTCGCATAGGTCAAGCTAATATTAAGTTGGCTGATTATATCTGCTACCTTCCCATATATGTCTTAACCATATGTATCTGATATACTCCAATTGTACAGGATGACCCTATTTTAAAATTGAATCCATCTAATATGAAGATAGAAGGAAACAAAGCATACAAGAGAAAAGACTATATTACTGCAGCAAGGCTCTACACCATGGTATATTTTCCACGATGCTGTCTTATCACTCCTAGTTTACAATTGCGCGATATTTTAAGGAAAGTTATGTAGTTTCAGAAAAATCAATATTATTGTGATCTATCGGCAATTGTATGGCTTACACGTGTGTTCATGGTATCTGCCAAACGTTAATAATGCCAGTCTCTTGATTGGGATGCTATGGAAAGCCATTTTCATCGTGATTAGAGGAAAAGCCTTTCCTGCCACTTGAACTTTGTGCAATCTGGCTGTCAGTATTTCATACTtcctgttgttgttgttgctgctgctgctgctgatttaGGTGTTGTTGCCTTAGTCAGTACTGTCAATTAAAAAGCAGGTTGCCCTAAACTTCTACCTTCTCTTTTGTTTGCTTAAAAGGAGAAAAAAGGCAGCCATTTGTTGTGGCTTGGTACGATCTTCAGAATGTGGTGAACTTGAATGATCGTAAATTATCCCAGGGTTTATTGGACCCCCTCGGGAATGTTTCTGCCCGATTTGCTGACGAGTTATATGGTGCCATGCCATATACGTACCAAATTGCCATTTTAATTTAGGTAGGTTAGAAAGGCTCTAATTTGGATGGCTTAAAGTCTTAATAACAAAGTAAAATTGCATCCTATCTAATCTGTATGTGGGTTTATCATACGATTTATGCAGAGCTTAGCACTTACCCCTTTCAAAAAAGTTTTGCCAGTTTAATTGTACTCACACAAATGCCCCTGATGAATTTTTATTTAAGTGGTACCAGTTAGCAAAAGTGATAACTACTGGTTTGATTTGTTGGTGTAGGCAGAAGGTGACTACCCAGAGAATGTAACATTGATTTCAAATAGAAGCGTTTGCTGGCTTAACATGGGTGAAGGAGACAAAGCTTTGCGGGATGCTCAAATTTGCAGGGCACTGCGTCGTGACTGGCCGAAGGCCTGCTTCCGGGAAGGAGCTGCTCGAATGCTGTTAAAGGTAAAAGAAATGTATAATTGGCTTCCACAGCTGTATTTTCTGTAGAAAATCTTTCTTCATTATGCCGTGGTCCTTCTGTCTTCAGGACTATGAAAAGGCATGTGATGCATTCCTTGATGGCCTCAAATTAGACCCATTGAACACTGAGATTGAGAACGCCTTGAGGTAGCCTACTCTTCCCCGTCCATTGAATTCTTAGTTTGGAAGGACAAAATTCACTAGATTCGGTGCGGCACAATAATTCAATCAAATACGTACATATCATCTGTAGCTGTCATCTAGAAACACATTAATTGACTTGCTGGTGACTTCTTTTATCTGCAAAGAACTTCTAGCCAGTAGTTTGTAGATGATTTTATTTCCTGTCATTTGGGACGTGAGATGTTTCCAGAACTCCTAGGGAAGCTGAACCGAACCGTCTACTATGAAACTCCTGTATGCTAAATAGTGCTTGAATACACAAGAGCATTATCTAAACATGCACCATGCATATGCTATATGCTTTTGTATACGCTGTAATTGTTGGAATATGGTTTTTCAGGGAGGCTTTACATTCCCTGGAGGTATCACATGCTGTCAAGAAGGGCCACTGAAGTGTCATCTGCCCCAAGAAAGGAAAACTTCTATGATGTTAAAAGAAATTAACTGATCTCGACAAGCAGATTATGTGATTCGATCACTCTGCAATGCGCTGTGGCCTCCAATGTAAGAATATAAAAGTTGAGCGCTTAAATTCAGTATTGCACCAAGAGCGTTGTCCACGGCTTCACGTCATCTCATGtcagatgaggccgagcagtttgGGCAAGCTTGGGAGTTCCCTGCATAACGAAACAACAATTACTGAAACCTATTGTCTTCACAGAGGGAGTATTTGTTTAGGCCTCCGAAAGTACCTACAAGAACTCAGCACGAAACTCACTGACCCATTTAATCTCGTCCACAGAGGTTGGTAGATGTGGTGTCATGAAAAAAGCAAGACCTGACCAACTGGTCGCTGCATCTGTTTGTCTCTGTTTAGAAAAAAACATTCAAGCCAGTCTCTt contains:
- the LOC125539306 gene encoding ankyrin-1-like isoform X2 — translated: MASPLEYALAVLQARLLQAAEDGDLPLFKRTARALDGGKGRLREAVEGATASNCGARALHVAAVHGRMPVCAYLVEDLQVNVDATDESGETALSYAAVNGIVNVVRYLLDHGANPDKSGPGNRTPLHMAVGQGNCEIVKVLLSKGADVNCYSDSGTPLHIAAVFGLDGAMKILLDHHADCNKSVCIADTPLIVALRAHRQKCVKLLIKAGADLKGLGSADPVIVAIDEGLTDCLKCLLNAGADPNVLDDFGRLPIEVAASYNSREDVEILFPVTSRIPSVRDWSIDGIMAYVKSKEKDDPILKLNPSNMKIEGNKAYKRKDYITAARLYTMAEGDYPENVTLISNRSVCWLNMGEGDKALRDAQICRALRRDWPKACFREGAARMLLKGGFTFPGGITCCQEGPLKCHLPQERKTSMMLKEIN
- the LOC125539306 gene encoding ankyrin-1-like isoform X1 is translated as MASPLEYALAVLQARLLQAAEDGDLPLFKRTARALDGGKGRLREAVEGATASNCGARALHVAAVHGRMPVCAYLVEDLQVNVDATDESGETALSYAAVNGIVNVVRYLLDHGANPDKSGPGNRTPLHMAVGQGNCEIVKVLLSKGADVNCYSDSGTPLHIAAVFGLDGAMKILLDHHADCNKSVCIADTPLIVALRAHRQKCVKLLIKAGADLKGLGSADPVIVAIDEGLTDCLKCLLNAGADPNVLDDFGRLPIEVAASYNSREDVEILFPVTSRIPSVRDWSIDGIMAYVKSKEKDDPILKLNPSNMKIEGNKAYKRKDYITAARLYTMAEGDYPENVTLISNRSVCWLNMGEGDKALRDAQICRALRRDWPKACFREGAARMLLKDYEKACDAFLDGLKLDPLNTEIENALREALHSLEVSHAVKKGH